In Nissabacter sp. SGAir0207, the genomic stretch AGAATCTGGCGCAGATGGTACTGGCAGCGCGCGCCGCCGATGCCGCCCATCGAGCTGGTCTGGAGGGCGACCGGCTTTTTCGCCAGCGGCTGCTGCGGCAGGCGCGAGAGCCAGTCAATCGCGTTCTTTAGCCCGCCCGGCACCGAGTAGTTGTACTCCGGCGTCACGATAATCACGCCATCCGCCTTCTGGATCTGCGCGGCGATCTCCTCCACCCGCTGCGGAAACCCCTCATCCTGCTGGATATCGGCATCATAGATCGGGATGCCAGCGATGGAAGGCAGCGCACTGATGGTCATGCCCTCTGGGGCCAGTTTGGGCAGGGTACGCGCCACCATCGCGTTGTAAGAGCCTTTGCGCAGGCTGCCAAGCAGGGTGACGATATGCAGCGGTCGATCAGACATCCGGGACTCCTTAGCACTTCAACAGGGATTGGCCGGGGGCCGCGCCCCCAGAGGAATTTTACCCGTTAAGCGTAGCAGATCGCCGGTGGGCTATTTGGTCGGCGGCAGGCTGAGTAGCTTCATGAAGTGGGAGGAGAGGACGTGGGGCGCGGCGATGCTCTCTGGCAGCTGGCTGAAGCCGCTGTCAGGCTGGAAGCGCCACTGTACCATGCGGCCAAGGGTGGGGGATTGCGCGCAGGCCCAGGCAAACAGCGAGTCGCTGTCGCTGACCACCTGCACATCCGGCAGGACGCTGGAGCGCAACCGGCCCGAGGCCGGGTGCAGGCGCAGGGTGTCGAGGCCGCTGTTGCCGAGGCCAGAGAGCTTCAGGATGCTCTGGCGGATGCACCAAAGCTGGGTGGCGGCCTCCAGTGGCTCGGTCTGCTCCGTGACCCACGCCTGCTCGGCGGAGCTGAGGTGCTCATTGTGCAGCTGCATCACCTGGCTGCTGCGCGCGCGAATCACTTCCATATCCAGCCCGACTTTGCCCTCGCTGCTAAGCATCACGCCCAGCGTATTGCCCGCGTAGGCAAGGCTGAAATCGGGCAGGTTGGCGTCAGCGAAACAGGGGCGGCCATTCGGCGGGGTGATGATTTTGGGCAGGAAGGGAATGCCGTAGAAGTAGGCCATCATCTCCGCCAGCAGTACCCGCCCATGCAGATAGCGCTGTCGGCGCTTGGCGGAAAACGTGGTGGCGGTGGCCACCAGATCCGGGTTCAGCCGCCGCAGGTCCGGTTCTTGGTCGGACAGGATCCACTTCGCATAATGGCACGCCATCGGTCACTCCCTGATAATGGTTCGCACGTAATATTTTTATCTGACTAAGAATAACACCAAGAGTTTCACGGCAACACCACGTGCCGCCGCCCGGCCACCGAATTAACCTAACTTTACGTTTGAAGAGGGCTGGCCGTTTTTCCCACCCTGGCGGGGTGCCCATCATACGGATTTCATGCCCGCGGATTCCTAAATAGTCCTTAGTGATTTCCTTACGAAACAATGTGTAGCGCACGGTCAGGCCGACGGCGGACATAAAAAAACCCGCCGGAGGGCGGGTTTCGTTTACTTGCCGATACAGAAGCTGGAGAAGATGCGGCCGAGCAGGTCGTCCGAGGTGAACTCCCCGGTGATCTCGCTGAGCGCCTGTTGCGCCAGCCGTAGCTCCTCGGCCAGCAGCTCGCCGGCCCAGGCGCCGAGCAGCTGATCCTTGCCCTGCACCAAGTGCGCGGCGGCCTGCTCCAGCGCCTGCAAGTGGCGGCGGCGCGCCAGGAAGCCGCCTTCCATATTGTTGTTGAAGCCCATGCTGGCTTTCAGGTGCTCACGCAGCACCTCCACGCCGTCGCCGGTGCGCGCCGAGAGGCGAATCACCGCGTGGCCGTTGATGTCGCTGGCACCCAGCGCCTCGCCGGTGACATCCGCCTTATTGCGCACCACGGTGATCGGCAGCCGCGCTGGCAGGCGCGCCATGAACTCTGGCCAGATGGCCGAAGGCTCCACGGCGTCGGTGGTGGTGCCATCCACCATAAACAGCACGCTATCCGCCTGCTCGATCTCTTTCCAGGCACGCTCAATGCCGATGCGCTCCACCTCGTCGCTGGCGTCACGCAGGCCAGCGGTGTCGATGATGTGCAGCGGCATCCCGTCGATATGGATATGCTCACGCAGCACGTCGCGGGTGGTGCCCGCGATGTCAGTGACGATCGCCGCCTCGCGCCCCGCCAGCGCGTTCAGCAAGCTGGATTTGCCAGCGTTCGGACGGCCAGCAATCACCACCTTCATCCCTTCACGCAGCAGGCTGCCCTGACGCGCCTCGGCGCGCACGGCCTCCAGATCGCCCATCACCGCGTTGAGCT encodes the following:
- the mnmE gene encoding tRNA uridine-5-carboxymethylaminomethyl(34) synthesis GTPase MnmE; this translates as MSTSDTIVAQATPPGRGGVGILRISGRAARDVAQVVLGKLPKPRYADYLPFRDAEGATLDQGIALWFPGPNSFTGEDVLELQGHGGPVILDLLLKRILALPGVRIARPGEFSERAFLNDKLDLAQAEAIADLIDASSEQAARSAMNSLQGAFSNRVHQLVEALTHLRIYVEAAIDFPDEEIDFLSDGRIEQQLNAVMGDLEAVRAEARQGSLLREGMKVVIAGRPNAGKSSLLNALAGREAAIVTDIAGTTRDVLREHIHIDGMPLHIIDTAGLRDASDEVERIGIERAWKEIEQADSVLFMVDGTTTDAVEPSAIWPEFMARLPARLPITVVRNKADVTGEALGASDINGHAVIRLSARTGDGVEVLREHLKASMGFNNNMEGGFLARRRHLQALEQAAAHLVQGKDQLLGAWAGELLAEELRLAQQALSEITGEFTSDDLLGRIFSSFCIGK
- a CDS encoding NADPH-dependent FMN reductase; amino-acid sequence: MSDRPLHIVTLLGSLRKGSYNAMVARTLPKLAPEGMTISALPSIAGIPIYDADIQQDEGFPQRVEEIAAQIQKADGVIIVTPEYNYSVPGGLKNAIDWLSRLPQQPLAKKPVALQTSSMGGIGGARCQYHLRQILVYLDALVLNKPEFMGGVIQNKVDEQIGEVIDQSTLDFLGGQLTAFGQFIRKVSG
- a CDS encoding 4'-phosphopantetheinyl transferase superfamily protein; amino-acid sequence: MACHYAKWILSDQEPDLRRLNPDLVATATTFSAKRRQRYLHGRVLLAEMMAYFYGIPFLPKIITPPNGRPCFADANLPDFSLAYAGNTLGVMLSSEGKVGLDMEVIRARSSQVMQLHNEHLSSAEQAWVTEQTEPLEAATQLWCIRQSILKLSGLGNSGLDTLRLHPASGRLRSSVLPDVQVVSDSDSLFAWACAQSPTLGRMVQWRFQPDSGFSQLPESIAAPHVLSSHFMKLLSLPPTK